A genomic segment from Malus domestica chromosome 05, GDT2T_hap1 encodes:
- the LOC103429347 gene encoding uncharacterized protein, which yields MASLSVNSALLSIENKRYLCYCPRREWRRSSSSSSRRYSVTPIIRCSADIDSVAIQKLGIKVDRNPPESRLTQLGVRNWPKWGCPPSKFPWTYSDKETCYLLQGKVKVTPDGSNESVEIGAGDLVEFPKGMSCTWDVSVAVDKHYNFS from the exons ATGGCGTCATTAAGTGTTAATAGTGCTTTATTAAGCATCGAAAATAAACGCTACTTGTGTTATTGTCCAAGGAGGGAGTGGAGGaggagcagcagcagcagctccaGACGATATTCAGTTACGCCAATAATAAGGTGCTCAGCAGATATTGATAGTGTGGCTATTCAGAAATTGGGTATCAAAGTCGACAGGAATCCTCCCGAGTCCAGGCTCACCCAACTCGGCGTCAGAAATTGGCCCAA GTGGGGTTGCCCTCCAAGCAAGTTTCCATGGACATACAGTGACAAAGAGACTTGCTATCTGCTACAAGGCAAAGTGAAGGTTACCCCTGATGGATCCAATGAGTCGGTTGAGATTGGTGCTGGTGATTTGGTGGAATTTCCAAAGGGAATGAGCTGCACTTGGGATGTATCAGTGGCTGTAGACAAGCACTATAACTTCAGCTAG